The Xanthomonas sontii genome contains a region encoding:
- a CDS encoding ADP-ribosylglycohydrolase family protein, with product MTPGDRFRGCLLGLAVGDALGTTLEFKAPGSFAPIDDMVGGGPFELQPGQWTDDTSMALCLAHSLLYRQGFDAADQMNRYCNWYRHGYLSSTGTCFDIGNTVRAALERYLQGGPAFSGSDDPRAAGNGALMRLAPVAMFYAHLPDELAARAADSSRTTHAAAEALDASRLFAFQLRAALLGENRAQVLQPTDAPPMQTPALRALATRDHAAVPATQIRGTGYVVDALSAALWCFATTECFADAVLRAANLGDDADTTAAICGQLAGAFYGVEGIPAAWRARVQDAAEIVALADRLYAASVAG from the coding sequence GTGACGCCAGGCGACCGCTTCCGCGGTTGCCTGCTGGGACTGGCGGTCGGCGACGCGCTGGGGACCACCCTGGAATTCAAGGCGCCCGGCAGCTTCGCGCCGATCGACGACATGGTCGGCGGCGGCCCGTTCGAGCTGCAGCCGGGGCAGTGGACCGACGACACCTCGATGGCGCTGTGCCTGGCGCACAGCCTGCTGTACCGGCAGGGCTTCGACGCCGCCGACCAGATGAACCGCTACTGCAATTGGTACCGGCACGGTTACCTGAGCAGCACCGGCACGTGCTTCGACATCGGCAACACGGTGCGCGCGGCGCTGGAGCGCTACCTGCAGGGCGGGCCGGCGTTCAGCGGCAGCGACGATCCGCGCGCGGCCGGCAACGGCGCGCTGATGCGGCTGGCGCCGGTGGCGATGTTCTACGCGCACCTCCCCGACGAACTGGCCGCGCGTGCCGCCGACAGTTCTCGCACCACGCATGCCGCGGCCGAGGCGCTGGACGCCAGCCGGCTGTTCGCCTTCCAACTGCGGGCCGCGCTGCTGGGCGAGAACCGTGCGCAGGTGCTGCAGCCGACAGATGCGCCGCCGATGCAGACCCCGGCGCTGCGCGCGCTGGCCACCCGCGACCACGCGGCGGTGCCGGCAACGCAGATCCGCGGCACCGGCTACGTGGTCGATGCGTTGTCGGCGGCGTTGTGGTGTTTCGCGACCACTGAGTGCTTCGCCGACGCGGTGTTGCGCGCGGCCAATCTTGGCGACGACGCCGATACCACGGCCGCGATCTGCGGACAGTTGGCCGGTGCTTTCTATGGCGTCGAAGGCATTCCCGCGGCATGGCGCGCGCGGGTCCAGGATGCCGCGGAGATCGTGGCGCTCGCCGATCGGCTGTACGCCGCCAGTGTCGCCGGCTGA
- a CDS encoding tetratricopeptide repeat protein, with protein MTPRLPVIAALSLLLASCVSAPPPPPPAAPVDTTTPAQRIAAIDASGGADDTELSVQPLRDPEVEDLRESAKRKRSAGDLAGAAAALDQALKLVPDDPALLQDRAEVALLQKDDAQAEAFAKRAIDLGSQTGPLCRRHWATIEQARLARGQKENAASAHAQIAGCTVPGIKRY; from the coding sequence ATGACCCCACGTCTTCCCGTCATCGCCGCCCTCAGCCTGTTGCTCGCCTCCTGCGTCAGCGCACCGCCGCCGCCGCCGCCGGCCGCGCCGGTGGACACCACCACGCCGGCGCAGCGCATCGCCGCGATCGACGCCAGCGGCGGTGCCGACGACACCGAACTGAGCGTGCAGCCGTTGCGCGATCCGGAAGTGGAGGATCTGCGCGAGAGCGCCAAGCGCAAGCGCAGTGCCGGCGACCTGGCCGGTGCTGCCGCCGCGCTGGACCAGGCGCTGAAGCTGGTGCCGGACGACCCGGCGCTGCTGCAGGACCGCGCTGAAGTGGCGCTGCTGCAGAAGGACGACGCCCAGGCCGAAGCCTTCGCCAAGCGCGCCATCGACCTGGGCTCGCAGACCGGCCCGCTGTGCCGCCGCCACTGGGCGACCATCGAACAGGCGCGCCTGGCGCGCGGGCAGAAGGAAAACGCCGCCTCGGCGCACGCCCAGATCGCCGGGTGCACGGTGCCGGGGATCAAGAGGTACTGA
- the mrcB gene encoding penicillin-binding protein 1B, with amino-acid sequence MPRRYDDHDTDDQDDALDSPATVWRRRLLTWGLAAAALGLGFLIPYTVYLNKQVTQRFGELRWQIPTRVYARPLILAPDTAMDSQTLKTELDAASYRADAGAERPGSYQQDGSRFTIASRGYVDVDGRVAPRRIEVGLAGGRVVALRDAQTRKALKAARLDPARIATLYGQKQEERRLVRVDEVPELLVTGLQAVEDRDFNSHHGIDLSGMVRAAWVMVRSGGKSRQGASTLTQQLARSGLLGIGKEQTVTRKFNEILYALIMEARYDKRTILEAYLNQVYLGQRGSQAVHGVASGAEFWFGRELDALAPEQVALLIGLVKGPSYYDPRRYPERALDRRNFVLGKLRESELIDEPTYRKALAAPLGVPAEPGLVAANRFPAYVDLVRRQLARDYPESALQGAGLSVLTGMSPSAQAYAEGAVTRTITALETNKKRPPLQAGLVLTDTHNGEVLAVVGSRDVAQPGFNRAIEAQRQVGSLLKPFVYLLALAQPDRYSLASWVDDTPVTVQLGRGRTWSPGNSDGRSHGTVRVVDALAHSYNQATVRIGMQVGPERVAQLVKVLAGIEAEVNPSLILGATDQSPYAMAQLYQFLASGGEIQPLHAVRGVLDPQGKLLKRYDKTPAPAQEGDSIAANLVGMALQQVVSNGTARQLLSDGLGKLSPAGKTGTSNDGVDSWYAGYTGDHLAVIWIGNDQNKQTGLYGATGAMRVWSGIFSRLPSAPLQVQGKGIDWQWMDPVGYNSTDATCPGARQFPFVVGFVPAYAACTPPQALPEDAAPAEGEHQGGGWRSWFGLDKKKDPPADAAAPPPAH; translated from the coding sequence GTGCCCCGACGCTACGACGATCACGACACCGACGATCAGGACGACGCCCTGGACAGCCCCGCCACGGTATGGCGCCGCCGTCTGCTCACCTGGGGCCTGGCCGCCGCCGCACTCGGCCTGGGCTTCCTGATTCCGTACACGGTCTATCTGAACAAACAGGTCACCCAGCGTTTCGGCGAACTGCGCTGGCAGATTCCCACCCGTGTGTACGCGCGGCCGCTGATACTGGCGCCGGACACGGCGATGGACTCACAGACGCTGAAGACCGAACTGGATGCGGCCAGCTATCGCGCCGACGCCGGTGCCGAGCGCCCCGGCAGCTACCAGCAGGACGGCAGCCGCTTCACCATCGCCAGCCGCGGCTACGTCGATGTCGACGGGCGGGTCGCGCCGCGGCGCATCGAGGTGGGCCTGGCCGGCGGGCGCGTGGTGGCGCTGCGCGATGCGCAGACCCGCAAGGCGCTCAAGGCCGCGCGGCTGGATCCGGCGCGCATCGCCACGCTGTACGGGCAGAAGCAGGAAGAGCGGCGCCTGGTGCGCGTGGACGAGGTGCCGGAACTGCTGGTCACCGGCTTGCAGGCGGTCGAGGACCGCGACTTCAATTCGCACCACGGCATCGACCTCAGCGGCATGGTCCGCGCGGCCTGGGTGATGGTGCGCTCCGGCGGCAAGAGCCGGCAGGGCGCCAGCACCTTGACCCAGCAGCTGGCGCGCAGCGGCCTGCTCGGCATCGGCAAGGAACAGACCGTCACCCGCAAGTTCAACGAGATCCTGTACGCGCTGATCATGGAGGCGCGCTACGACAAGCGCACCATCCTGGAGGCGTATCTCAACCAGGTGTACCTGGGCCAGCGCGGCAGCCAGGCGGTGCATGGCGTGGCCTCGGGCGCGGAGTTCTGGTTCGGCCGCGAACTCGATGCGCTGGCGCCGGAGCAGGTGGCGCTGCTGATCGGCCTGGTCAAGGGGCCGTCCTACTACGACCCGCGGCGCTATCCCGAGCGCGCGCTGGACCGGCGCAACTTCGTGCTCGGCAAGCTGCGCGAGAGCGAACTGATCGACGAGCCGACCTATCGCAAGGCGCTGGCCGCGCCGCTGGGCGTGCCGGCCGAACCCGGCCTGGTCGCGGCCAACCGGTTCCCCGCCTATGTCGACCTGGTGCGGCGCCAGCTGGCGCGCGATTACCCCGAAAGCGCGCTGCAGGGCGCCGGCCTGAGCGTGCTCACCGGCATGTCGCCGTCGGCGCAGGCCTATGCCGAGGGCGCGGTGACGCGCACCATCACCGCGCTGGAAACCAACAAGAAGCGCCCGCCGCTGCAGGCCGGCCTGGTGCTCACCGACACCCACAACGGCGAGGTGCTGGCGGTGGTCGGCAGCCGCGACGTGGCCCAGCCCGGTTTCAACCGCGCGATCGAGGCGCAGCGCCAGGTCGGCTCGCTGCTCAAGCCGTTCGTGTACCTGCTGGCGCTGGCGCAGCCGGACCGCTACTCGCTGGCCAGCTGGGTCGACGACACCCCGGTCACCGTGCAGCTGGGCCGCGGCCGCACCTGGAGCCCGGGCAATTCCGATGGCCGCAGCCACGGCACGGTGCGCGTGGTCGATGCGCTGGCGCATTCCTACAACCAGGCCACGGTGCGCATCGGCATGCAGGTCGGGCCGGAGCGCGTGGCGCAGCTGGTGAAGGTGCTGGCCGGCATCGAGGCCGAGGTCAATCCCTCGCTGATCCTCGGCGCCACCGACCAGAGCCCGTACGCGATGGCGCAGCTGTACCAGTTCCTGGCCTCCGGTGGCGAAATCCAGCCGCTGCATGCGGTGCGCGGCGTGCTCGATCCGCAGGGCAAGCTGCTCAAGCGCTACGACAAGACCCCGGCGCCGGCGCAGGAAGGCGACTCCATCGCCGCCAACCTGGTCGGCATGGCGCTGCAGCAGGTGGTCAGCAACGGCACCGCGCGGCAACTGCTCAGCGACGGGTTGGGCAAGCTGTCGCCGGCCGGCAAGACCGGCACCAGCAACGACGGTGTGGACAGCTGGTACGCCGGCTACACCGGCGATCACCTGGCGGTGATCTGGATCGGCAACGACCAGAACAAGCAGACCGGCCTGTACGGCGCCACCGGTGCGATGCGGGTGTGGTCGGGCATCTTCTCGCGGCTGCCGAGCGCGCCGCTGCAGGTGCAGGGCAAGGGCATCGACTGGCAGTGGATGGACCCGGTGGGGTACAACAGCACCGACGCGACCTGCCCCGGCGCGCGCCAGTTCCCGTTCGTGGTCGGCTTCGTGCCGGCGTATGCCGCGTGCACGCCGCCGCAGGCGCTGCCGGAAGACGCCGCGCCCGCCGAGGGCGAACACCAGGGCGGCGGCTGGCGCAGCTGGTTCGGCCTGGACAAGAAGAAAGACCCGCCTGCCGACGCGGCCGCGCCGCCGCCGGCGCATTGA
- a CDS encoding TonB-dependent receptor: MHNHRSLRRPALLALALSAALALPPAQAQSTTGAVAGQAPADTQRILVRSDSGLSREVAVDARGRYSIGQLPLGTYTIIAKGADGSVLGSRDGISLTVGAVTDVSFSPATTSLAGVQVSADRAAAAIDVSSVDSRTVINAEQLQRLPLGRSAEAIAQLAPGVAGNSGSGTYIGPTGAQLLSFGGSSAAENAYYINGFNTTDPLRGLGGLTLPYGSIDQLEVYTGGYSAKYGRSDGGVINAVGKRGTNEWHFGGQATWEPDGLRSAQKDVYAPGNGALYRPDSKSGSTLSTQSIYAGGPLIQDKLFFFGAYELQRQDGDRFYGARETTPGEYYYDYQYRRPSWYAKLDWNISDSQLLEITGASSRYVTRGKYYLYSGRDIGALRNDADTTKTGGDLWSAKYTGYLTDRLTFSALYGQQRTDDYSRNPSYNGALTYLSSTSFQNPAYTGGTPITNAQTTSLLVDPARGNRTDNLRLDLNYAIGAHSITIGIDNQNARALNRGSVASGDGYYWIYGQANPNVPISTRLGVPATGGYPNGQDGYYVRKYIYSALASVRSAQRAQYVEDNWQVNDRLLLNLGLRLDQFTNYNRDGAPYIKQTSGQWAPRLGFSWDVDGDARFKVYGNAGRYYLALPLNPAFNAAGATLATSTYYTYGGIDANGYPTGLTQISGAVSSNNYYGIPPDPKTVATQGIKPSFQDEFILGFTKAWGDSWVYGAKGTYRVLRSGVDDYCDSETVFAAAAAQGHTVTLASNPVSCWLINPGRANTFTLVDTSGNYVKVPLSNAQFGFPAFKRNYYGLNLSLEHPFDQRWYGRLDYTWSRSYGTTEGQLLSGIGQTAVSTTQAWDFAQLMEHTNGPQSNDHTHQFKFYGYYQLNPAWLVSANLKLISGSPFSALGSYGPDHSDPSGYGIAYHYYQGQPAPPGSQGRLPWLQQLDLGVSWRPAYADRKLAFTLDVFNVFNGQATLWKYPYSETGPGNPDPVYGAALLRQAPRSLRLSVSYDY, from the coding sequence ATGCACAACCATCGCTCCCTCCGCAGGCCCGCCCTGCTCGCCCTGGCACTGAGTGCCGCCCTCGCCCTCCCGCCGGCCCAGGCCCAGTCCACCACCGGCGCCGTCGCCGGTCAGGCGCCCGCCGATACCCAGCGCATCCTGGTGCGCAGCGACAGCGGCCTCAGCCGCGAGGTCGCCGTGGATGCGCGCGGCCGCTACAGCATCGGCCAGTTGCCGCTGGGCACCTACACCATCATCGCCAAGGGCGCCGACGGCAGCGTGCTGGGCAGCCGCGACGGCATCAGCCTCACCGTCGGTGCCGTCACCGACGTCTCCTTCAGCCCCGCCACCACCAGCCTGGCCGGCGTCCAGGTCAGCGCCGACCGCGCCGCCGCCGCGATCGACGTGAGCAGCGTGGATTCGCGTACCGTGATCAATGCCGAACAGTTGCAGCGCCTGCCGCTGGGCCGCTCGGCCGAGGCCATCGCGCAACTGGCGCCCGGCGTGGCCGGCAACAGCGGCAGCGGTACCTATATCGGCCCGACCGGGGCGCAATTGCTCAGCTTCGGCGGCTCTTCGGCCGCGGAGAACGCCTATTACATCAATGGCTTCAACACCACCGACCCGCTGCGCGGACTGGGCGGACTGACCCTGCCCTATGGCAGCATCGACCAGTTGGAGGTCTACACCGGCGGCTACAGCGCCAAGTACGGCCGTTCCGACGGCGGCGTGATCAACGCCGTGGGCAAGCGCGGCACCAACGAATGGCATTTCGGCGGCCAGGCGACCTGGGAACCGGATGGCCTGCGCTCGGCGCAGAAGGACGTGTACGCGCCCGGCAACGGCGCGCTATATCGGCCGGACAGCAAAAGCGGTTCCACGCTCAGCACCCAGAGCATCTACGCGGGCGGCCCGCTGATCCAGGACAAGCTGTTCTTCTTCGGCGCCTACGAATTGCAGCGCCAGGACGGCGACAGGTTCTACGGCGCGCGCGAGACCACGCCAGGCGAGTACTACTACGACTACCAGTACCGCCGGCCGAGTTGGTACGCCAAGCTCGACTGGAACATCAGCGACAGCCAGTTGCTGGAAATCACCGGGGCCTCCAGCCGCTATGTCACCCGTGGCAAGTACTACCTGTACAGCGGCCGCGATATCGGCGCCCTGCGCAACGATGCCGACACCACCAAGACCGGCGGCGACTTGTGGAGCGCCAAGTACACCGGCTACCTCACTGACCGCCTGACCTTCAGCGCGCTGTACGGCCAGCAACGCACCGACGACTACAGCCGCAACCCCAGCTACAACGGCGCGCTGACCTATCTTTCCAGCACCAGCTTCCAGAACCCGGCCTACACCGGCGGCACCCCGATCACCAATGCGCAGACCACCTCGCTGCTGGTCGATCCCGCGCGCGGCAACCGCACCGACAACCTGCGCCTGGATCTCAACTACGCCATCGGCGCGCACAGCATCACCATCGGCATCGACAACCAGAACGCGCGCGCGCTCAACCGCGGTTCGGTGGCCTCCGGCGACGGCTACTACTGGATCTACGGCCAGGCCAATCCCAACGTGCCGATCAGCACCAGGCTCGGCGTTCCGGCCACCGGCGGCTACCCCAACGGCCAGGACGGCTACTACGTGCGCAAGTACATCTACAGCGCGCTGGCCTCGGTGCGCTCGGCGCAGCGCGCGCAGTACGTGGAGGACAACTGGCAGGTCAACGACCGGCTGCTGCTCAACCTCGGCCTGCGCCTGGACCAGTTCACCAACTACAACCGCGACGGCGCGCCGTACATCAAGCAGACCAGCGGGCAATGGGCGCCACGGCTGGGCTTCAGCTGGGACGTCGACGGCGATGCGCGCTTCAAGGTGTACGGCAACGCCGGCCGCTACTACCTGGCGCTGCCGCTGAACCCGGCGTTTAATGCCGCCGGCGCCACCCTGGCCACCTCGACCTACTATACCTACGGCGGCATCGACGCCAACGGCTATCCGACCGGCCTGACCCAGATCTCCGGGGCGGTCTCGTCCAACAACTACTACGGCATCCCGCCCGATCCCAAGACCGTCGCCACGCAAGGCATCAAGCCCTCGTTCCAGGACGAGTTCATCCTCGGCTTCACCAAGGCCTGGGGCGACAGCTGGGTCTACGGCGCCAAGGGCACCTACCGCGTCCTGCGCAGCGGCGTGGACGACTACTGCGACAGCGAGACCGTGTTCGCCGCCGCCGCGGCGCAAGGGCACACGGTGACCCTGGCCAGCAATCCGGTCAGCTGCTGGCTGATCAACCCGGGCCGGGCCAACACCTTCACCCTGGTCGACACCTCGGGCAACTACGTCAAGGTGCCGCTGAGCAACGCGCAGTTCGGCTTCCCGGCGTTCAAGCGCAACTACTACGGACTCAACCTGTCGCTGGAGCATCCGTTCGACCAGCGCTGGTACGGCCGCCTCGACTACACCTGGTCGCGCAGCTACGGCACCACCGAGGGCCAGTTGCTGTCGGGCATCGGCCAGACCGCGGTGTCCACCACCCAGGCCTGGGACTTCGCGCAGCTGATGGAGCACACCAACGGCCCGCAGAGCAACGACCACACCCATCAGTTCAAGTTCTACGGCTACTACCAGCTCAACCCCGCATGGCTGGTGTCGGCCAACCTCAAGCTGATCTCCGGTTCGCCGTTCAGTGCGCTGGGCTCCTACGGCCCCGACCACAGCGACCCTTCCGGCTACGGCATCGCCTATCACTACTACCAGGGCCAACCGGCGCCTCCGGGCAGCCAGGGCCGCCTGCCGTGGCTGCAGCAACTGGATCTCGGCGTGTCGTGGCGGCCGGCCTACGCCGACCGCAAACTGGCCTTCACCCTGGACGTGTTCAACGTCTTCAACGGCCAGGCCACGCTGTGGAAGTATCCGTACTCGGAGACGGGACCCGGCAATCCGGATCCGGTGTACGGTGCGGCACTGCTGCGCCAGGCGCCGCGGTCGCTGCGGTTGAGCGTCAGCTACGACTACTGA
- a CDS encoding energy transducer TonB has product MSAAAATPAPRIGERERLSATLVLSLIVHGLLILGVGFAIDDDAPLVPTLDVIFSQTSTPLTPKQADFLAQANQQGGGDHDTPQRPRDSQPGVVPQRQDGLAPQALRAQTAAAAPEPTPRVVSSARGEQPLPVAQTQPRTDEPQRPVDAQREQRDAEMARLAAEVHLRSEQYAKRPNRKFVSASTREYAYANYLRAWVDRAERVGNLNYPDEARRRRLGGQVVISVGVRRDGSLESSRILRSSGVPMLDAAALRIVQLAQPFPPLPRTDDNVDILQVTRTWVFLPGGSLVDDR; this is encoded by the coding sequence ATGAGCGCGGCCGCCGCGACGCCCGCGCCGCGCATCGGCGAGCGCGAACGGCTCAGCGCCACCCTGGTGCTGTCGCTGATCGTGCACGGGCTGCTGATCCTGGGCGTGGGCTTCGCGATCGACGACGACGCACCGCTGGTGCCGACGCTGGACGTGATCTTCAGCCAGACCAGCACGCCGCTGACGCCGAAACAGGCCGACTTCCTGGCCCAGGCCAACCAGCAGGGCGGCGGCGACCACGACACGCCGCAACGTCCGCGCGACAGCCAGCCAGGCGTGGTGCCACAACGCCAGGACGGCCTGGCCCCGCAGGCGTTGCGTGCGCAGACCGCGGCCGCGGCACCGGAACCGACCCCGCGCGTGGTCAGCAGCGCGCGCGGCGAGCAGCCGCTGCCGGTGGCGCAGACCCAGCCGCGTACGGATGAGCCGCAGCGACCGGTGGACGCGCAGCGCGAACAGCGCGATGCCGAGATGGCGCGCCTGGCCGCCGAAGTGCACCTGCGCTCGGAGCAATACGCCAAGCGCCCCAACCGCAAGTTCGTCTCCGCCAGCACCCGCGAGTACGCCTACGCCAACTACCTGCGCGCCTGGGTCGACCGCGCCGAGCGCGTCGGCAACCTCAACTATCCCGACGAAGCGCGGCGGCGCCGGCTCGGCGGCCAGGTGGTGATCAGCGTCGGCGTGCGCCGCGACGGCAGCCTGGAGAGCAGCCGCATCCTGCGCTCCAGCGGCGTGCCGATGCTCGACGCCGCCGCACTGCGGATCGTGCAACTGGCGCAGCCGTTCCCCCCACTGCCGCGCACCGACGACAACGTCGACATCCTGCAGGTGACCCGCACCTGGGTGTTCCTGCCCGGCGGCAGCCTGGTCGACGACCGCTGA
- the tsaB gene encoding tRNA (adenosine(37)-N6)-threonylcarbamoyltransferase complex dimerization subunit type 1 TsaB — protein sequence MNLLAFETSTEACSVAVLVGDRVLERFDLAPRRHAELALPWAEQLLAEAGIGRRQLDAVAFGRGPGAFTGVRLAIAVAQGIALALDLPVLPVSTLQVLALRAPADAPRVLAAIDARMGEVYTAAYARQADGGLQALTAEQVLSPEAFVLPEPDAAWAAVGTGLTAVDGTLQRRFGAHWRSADAQALPHAADVLTLAAAAYARGEGIAPERAEPAYLRDNVALTLAEQQAQRAAR from the coding sequence ATGAATCTGCTCGCCTTCGAAACCTCCACCGAAGCCTGTTCCGTCGCCGTGCTGGTCGGCGACCGCGTGCTGGAGCGCTTCGACCTGGCGCCGCGGCGGCACGCCGAACTGGCGCTGCCCTGGGCCGAGCAATTGCTGGCCGAGGCCGGCATCGGCCGCCGCCAGCTCGATGCGGTGGCCTTCGGCCGCGGTCCCGGCGCGTTCACCGGCGTGCGTCTGGCGATCGCGGTCGCGCAGGGCATCGCCCTGGCCCTGGACCTGCCGGTACTGCCGGTGTCCACGCTGCAGGTGCTGGCGCTGCGCGCGCCGGCCGACGCGCCGCGAGTGCTGGCGGCGATCGATGCGCGCATGGGCGAGGTCTACACCGCGGCCTACGCACGGCAGGCCGATGGCGGCCTGCAGGCGCTGACCGCCGAGCAGGTGCTGAGTCCGGAGGCCTTCGTGTTGCCGGAGCCGGATGCGGCCTGGGCTGCGGTCGGCACCGGGCTGACGGCGGTCGATGGCACCTTGCAGCGCCGCTTCGGCGCGCACTGGCGCAGTGCCGATGCGCAGGCGCTGCCGCATGCCGCCGACGTGCTGACCCTGGCCGCGGCTGCGTACGCGCGCGGCGAAGGCATCGCGCCGGAGCGCGCCGAACCGGCCTACCTGCGCGACAACGTCGCCCTGACCCTGGCCGAGCAGCAGGCGCAGCGGGCCGCGCGGTGA
- a CDS encoding ATP-dependent DNA helicase, with the protein MSLAHASTEALSEGGALARQLDAFVPRPAQLRLTAAIAEAFEQRDVLLAEAGTGTGKTYAYLVPALLSGLKTIVSTGTRALQDQLYHRDLPRVRAALGVGLSSALLKGRANYLCKYRLQQARGEPRFTAREQVAQFQRIVAWSGRTRFGDIAELDALADDSPLLPLVTSTVDNCLGTECPFWGECFVVQARQRAQAADLVVVNHHLLLADLALKQEGFGEILPGAQAFVIDEAHQLPELAANFFGEGFGMRPLQELARDCVAESRNVAGALASLQAPAQALEQTLRELRAAMEGLPARGTQWRLLAKPQVRDGFDALLADLARLQEPLAVLREASPGFDACAARARELRTRLGRWLGEDAPIPDFEAEPEADAPSNDVLWYELTPRGFRCQRTPLDVSGPLRAHREASRAAWVFTSATLAVKGEFEHIATRLGLRDPMTLLQPSPFDWARQALCYLPALPDPAARGFGTALIAALQPVLEASQGRAFLLFASHRALREAAEALRDGPWPLFVQGEAPRATLLERFRASGNGVLLGSASFREGVDVVGDALSVVVIDKLPFAAPDDPVFEARLEAIRRDGGNPFREEQLPQAVIALKQGVGRLIRSERDRGVLVLCDPRLLSKSYGRTFLDSLPPFARTRDVEDVRQFFAAEAPALGDNPEAATPPATSN; encoded by the coding sequence ATGTCGTTAGCTCACGCAAGCACCGAAGCCCTCAGCGAAGGCGGGGCGCTTGCGCGTCAGCTCGATGCGTTCGTGCCGCGGCCGGCGCAGTTGCGGTTGACCGCGGCGATCGCCGAGGCGTTCGAGCAGCGCGACGTGCTGCTGGCCGAGGCCGGCACCGGCACCGGCAAGACCTATGCGTACCTGGTGCCGGCGCTGTTGTCGGGGCTGAAGACCATCGTGTCCACCGGGACGCGCGCGCTGCAGGATCAGCTCTACCACCGCGATCTGCCGCGGGTGCGCGCGGCGCTGGGCGTGGGCCTGAGCAGTGCGCTGCTGAAGGGGCGCGCCAACTATCTGTGCAAGTACCGCCTGCAGCAGGCGCGCGGCGAGCCGCGCTTCACCGCGCGCGAGCAGGTCGCGCAGTTCCAGCGCATCGTCGCCTGGAGCGGGCGCACCCGCTTCGGCGACATCGCCGAACTGGACGCGCTGGCCGACGACTCGCCGCTGCTGCCGCTGGTCACCTCCACCGTCGACAACTGCCTGGGCACCGAATGCCCGTTCTGGGGCGAGTGCTTCGTGGTGCAGGCGCGGCAGCGCGCGCAGGCGGCCGACCTGGTGGTAGTCAACCACCACCTGCTGCTGGCCGACCTGGCGCTGAAGCAGGAAGGTTTCGGCGAAATCCTGCCCGGGGCGCAGGCCTTCGTGATCGACGAGGCGCACCAGTTGCCGGAGCTGGCGGCGAACTTCTTCGGCGAAGGTTTCGGCATGCGCCCGCTGCAGGAACTGGCGCGCGACTGCGTGGCCGAGAGTCGCAATGTCGCCGGCGCGCTGGCCAGCCTGCAGGCGCCGGCGCAGGCGCTGGAACAGACCCTGCGCGAATTGCGCGCGGCGATGGAGGGGCTGCCGGCGCGCGGCACGCAATGGCGGCTGTTGGCCAAGCCGCAGGTGCGCGACGGTTTCGACGCGCTGCTGGCCGATCTGGCGCGGCTGCAGGAGCCGCTGGCGGTGCTGCGCGAGGCTTCGCCCGGCTTCGACGCCTGCGCGGCGCGCGCGCGCGAACTGCGCACGCGGCTGGGCCGCTGGCTCGGCGAGGATGCGCCGATTCCGGACTTCGAAGCCGAGCCGGAAGCGGACGCGCCATCGAACGACGTGCTGTGGTACGAACTGACCCCGCGCGGCTTCCGCTGCCAGCGCACGCCGCTGGACGTGTCCGGGCCGCTGCGCGCGCACCGCGAGGCCTCGCGCGCGGCCTGGGTGTTCACCTCGGCGACGCTGGCGGTGAAGGGCGAGTTCGAGCACATCGCCACCCGCCTGGGCCTGCGCGATCCGATGACCTTGCTGCAGCCCAGCCCGTTCGACTGGGCGCGGCAGGCGCTGTGCTACCTGCCGGCGCTGCCCGATCCCGCCGCGCGCGGCTTCGGCACCGCATTGATCGCCGCGTTGCAGCCGGTGCTGGAGGCCTCGCAGGGCCGCGCCTTCCTGCTGTTCGCCTCGCACCGCGCGCTGCGCGAGGCGGCCGAGGCGCTGCGCGACGGGCCCTGGCCGCTGTTCGTGCAGGGCGAGGCGCCGCGCGCGACCTTGCTCGAGCGCTTCCGCGCCTCCGGCAACGGCGTGCTGCTCGGCTCGGCCAGTTTCCGCGAGGGCGTGGACGTGGTCGGCGATGCGCTGAGCGTGGTGGTGATCGACAAGCTGCCGTTCGCCGCGCCCGACGATCCGGTGTTCGAAGCACGCCTGGAGGCGATCCGCCGCGACGGCGGCAACCCGTTCCGCGAGGAGCAGTTGCCGCAGGCGGTGATTGCGCTCAAGCAGGGCGTGGGCCGGCTGATCCGCAGCGAGCGCGACCGCGGCGTGCTGGTGCTGTGCGACCCGCGCCTGCTGTCCAAGTCCTACGGCCGCACCTTCCTGGACTCGTTGCCGCCGTTCGCCCGCACCCGCGACGTGGAGGACGTGCGCCAGTTCTTCGCCGCCGAGGCCCCGGCGCTGGGCGATAATCCCGAGGCCGCGACGCCACCGGCCACGTCAAACTAG